Proteins from a genomic interval of Nocardia sp. BMG51109:
- a CDS encoding alpha/beta-hydrolase N-terminal domain-containing protein, giving the protein MSATTAQSPHAASDGRDAEPQPPTRRWSLLAWARPRVGTVVAVTAAVVISLLPFALSRTSASQAILTGVLAAFAIGVGGMLRSLLGRWRIDVDQRFGHHRRPLVLLGGLAVTAAVTNATHRQDSLHAAMGAAPAGPEHWFRWFLGAAVIAAVLVGVGRAARGIARKLGRFGTTVSAVLLVTTIVGVLGLIAVR; this is encoded by the coding sequence ATGAGTGCCACGACAGCGCAGTCCCCGCACGCCGCTTCCGACGGGCGGGACGCGGAGCCGCAGCCCCCGACTCGCCGGTGGTCCTTACTGGCCTGGGCCCGGCCGCGGGTCGGCACGGTCGTGGCGGTCACCGCGGCCGTCGTGATCTCGTTGCTGCCGTTCGCGCTGTCGCGCACCTCCGCCTCGCAGGCCATTCTGACCGGCGTCCTCGCGGCGTTCGCCATCGGCGTCGGCGGGATGCTGCGCAGCCTGCTCGGGCGCTGGCGGATCGATGTCGACCAGCGGTTCGGACATCACCGCAGGCCGCTGGTGCTGCTGGGCGGGCTCGCCGTCACCGCCGCGGTCACCAACGCCACGCACCGGCAGGACAGCCTGCACGCGGCGATGGGCGCGGCCCCGGCGGGCCCGGAGCACTGGTTCCGGTGGTTCCTCGGCGCCGCCGTGATCGCCGCGGTGCTGGTCGGCGTCGGGCGCGCGGCACGCGGGATCGCACGGAAGCTCGGCCGGTTCGGGACGACGGTGTCCGCCGTCCTGCTGGTGACGACGATCGTCGGCGTCCTCGGGCTCATCGCCGTCCGGTGA
- a CDS encoding LysR substrate-binding domain-containing protein has translation MESSLDLNLLLALDALLDERSVGGAALRLHTSPPAMSRTLARLRRLLDDPILVRAGRTMVPTPRALTMQSQVHDLVEQARRLFTPPEQPDPATLRRTFSVQIGDLMFGGVGHRLLHRVHAEAPAVTLHFAAESHEDTHSLRDGGVDLELGSIRRAEPETHIEPLLRERMVGVARAGHPLLSAPVTPARYAATEHVVFSRRGLLTGPIDNLLAEHGLTRRVVSCAPSPASALFLLRDSDLVGTIAGRFGRGTIESLGLRAFEIPLPLPTVDLSMAWHPRHDADGAHRWLRQHVRAAVLDGVDG, from the coding sequence GTGGAATCCAGCCTCGACCTCAATCTGCTGCTAGCCCTCGACGCACTGCTCGACGAGCGCAGCGTCGGCGGTGCGGCCCTCCGGCTGCACACCTCGCCGCCCGCGATGAGCCGCACGCTCGCCAGGCTGCGGCGCCTCCTGGACGACCCGATCCTGGTGCGGGCGGGCCGCACCATGGTGCCGACGCCGCGGGCGCTCACCATGCAGAGCCAGGTGCACGACCTCGTCGAGCAGGCGCGCCGGCTGTTCACGCCGCCCGAGCAGCCCGACCCGGCGACGCTGCGCCGCACGTTCTCGGTGCAGATCGGCGACCTGATGTTCGGCGGCGTCGGGCACCGGTTGCTGCATCGGGTCCATGCGGAGGCGCCGGCCGTCACACTGCATTTCGCCGCGGAAAGTCACGAGGACACCCATTCGCTGCGGGACGGCGGCGTCGACCTCGAGCTGGGCAGCATCCGGCGGGCCGAACCGGAGACCCATATCGAGCCGTTGCTGCGCGAGCGGATGGTCGGCGTGGCGCGTGCCGGTCATCCGCTGCTGAGCGCGCCGGTCACCCCGGCCCGGTACGCCGCCACCGAGCATGTGGTGTTCTCCCGCCGCGGCCTCCTGACCGGACCGATCGACAACTTGCTCGCCGAGCACGGGCTGACCCGCCGGGTCGTCTCGTGCGCGCCGAGTCCGGCGAGTGCGCTGTTCCTGCTGCGGGACAGCGACCTCGTCGGCACGATCGCCGGCCGGTTCGGCCGCGGTACGATCGAGTCGCTGGGGTTGCGCGCGTTCGAGATTCCGCTGCCCCTGCCCACCGTGGACCTGAGCATGGCGTGGCACCCGCGCCACGATGCGGACGGCGCGCACCGGTGGCTACGACAGCACGTCCGCGCTGCCGTCCTCGACGGAGTCGACGGCTGA
- a CDS encoding O-methyltransferase — protein sequence MTSTLRSEPISGVLQRLLAAEREQDGRVAAPLGPAADIFDLDIAARAETFRDVYMSVSETGGELLYLLARATGARTVVEYGTSFGVSAIYLASAVRDNGGGLVIGTELQADKASAARENFAAAGVADLIELREGDALSTLADVAGPVDLVLLDGWPDLALPVLRVLEPALRPGTLILVDDVDVDFGRDMHGAVLAYLADPANGYQSMKLPVGDGVQVAVRL from the coding sequence ATGACATCGACCCTGCGCTCCGAACCGATTTCCGGTGTGCTGCAACGGTTGCTGGCCGCCGAGCGGGAGCAGGACGGGCGCGTGGCCGCCCCCCTGGGACCGGCCGCGGACATCTTCGATCTGGACATCGCCGCGCGGGCGGAGACGTTCCGGGACGTCTACATGTCGGTGTCCGAGACCGGTGGCGAACTGCTGTATCTGCTGGCCCGGGCGACCGGCGCGCGCACGGTGGTCGAGTACGGCACCTCGTTCGGGGTGTCCGCGATCTACCTGGCGAGTGCGGTCCGGGACAACGGTGGCGGGCTGGTGATCGGCACCGAACTACAGGCGGACAAGGCGTCCGCGGCGCGGGAGAACTTCGCCGCGGCCGGTGTGGCCGACCTGATCGAGCTGCGGGAGGGTGACGCGCTCTCGACCCTGGCGGATGTGGCCGGCCCGGTGGATCTCGTGCTGCTCGACGGCTGGCCCGACCTGGCCCTCCCCGTCCTGCGCGTGCTCGAGCCGGCGCTGCGTCCCGGCACGCTGATCCTGGTGGACGACGTGGACGTGGACTTCGGCCGCGACATGCACGGTGCGGTCCTGGCCTATCTGGCCGATCCGGCGAACGGCTACCAGTCGATGAAGCTGCCGGTGGGGGACGGCGTTCAGGTGGCCGTGCGCCTCTGA
- a CDS encoding cysteine hydrolase family protein, which produces MPDLAVLMIDMQNGYIADDGLRDALGWPPIWRLDEVVVECAGLLATARTARIPVLYSRQTSSPARELATNPRAARHLHARRDRLPALSPEQRQWRTEIMDAVAPRPGDLVLDKTRHSFFAYTELDPVLRSLGAQRLLVAGLQTNVCVEATVRGALERNYEVAVAEDAVTTDGPDLHHGALNSMRVLYVEVAGWRELLSGNASWDRAYTTPDYGRNPDYWTERPGPPAPH; this is translated from the coding sequence ATGCCCGATCTCGCTGTCCTGATGATCGATATGCAAAACGGCTACATCGCCGACGACGGGCTCCGCGATGCGCTCGGCTGGCCGCCGATCTGGCGGCTCGACGAGGTGGTCGTCGAATGCGCCGGCCTGCTCGCCACCGCACGCACGGCGCGAATTCCCGTCTTGTATTCGCGTCAAACCTCCAGTCCCGCCCGCGAATTGGCCACCAATCCGCGCGCCGCCCGCCACCTGCACGCCCGCCGCGACCGGCTGCCCGCGCTGTCGCCGGAGCAGCGGCAATGGCGCACCGAGATCATGGACGCCGTCGCGCCCCGCCCCGGCGACCTCGTGCTGGACAAGACGCGGCACAGCTTCTTCGCCTACACCGAACTCGATCCCGTACTGAGATCCCTCGGCGCCCAACGGCTGCTGGTGGCCGGTCTGCAGACCAACGTGTGTGTCGAGGCCACCGTCCGCGGCGCCCTGGAACGCAACTACGAGGTCGCCGTCGCCGAGGACGCCGTCACCACCGACGGCCCGGACCTGCACCACGGCGCCCTGAACTCGATGCGCGTCCTCTACGTCGAGGTGGCGGGCTGGCGAGAACTCCTGTCCGGCAACGCATCCTGGGACCGCGCCTACACCACCCCCGACTACGGCCGAAACCCCGACTACTGGACCGAACGGCCCGGCCCGCCCGCACCCCACTGA
- a CDS encoding SAM-dependent methyltransferase, producing MDHRYELDETIDMETPSIARMYDYVLGGGANFEIDRNAAEAIPDGMPGSRAWARANRGFIGRAVTVLCERGIDQFLDLGSGAPTVGNPHEIALRHYPEARIAYVEREPVAVEYANKMLADLPGVTMTWADFRDVGSVLEAPGVADLLDFSRPVGILAMAVLDLLEDVDPVELTAAYRDACCPGSALGISHAVGLTLSLAEQERVLSVMRTTNTPGAGFGTIDDVAALMAGYTLLEPGIVPVGAWRPIDPVDEDAAKRANYVGAVGIKES from the coding sequence ATGGATCACCGGTATGAGCTGGACGAGACCATCGACATGGAGACGCCCAGCATCGCCCGGATGTACGACTATGTGCTGGGCGGCGGCGCCAATTTCGAGATCGACCGCAACGCCGCGGAGGCGATCCCGGACGGCATGCCCGGCAGCCGCGCCTGGGCGCGCGCCAACCGCGGGTTCATCGGACGTGCCGTAACAGTCCTGTGCGAGAGGGGCATCGACCAGTTCCTCGATCTGGGATCCGGAGCACCGACGGTGGGCAACCCGCACGAGATCGCGTTGCGCCACTACCCCGAAGCCCGGATCGCGTACGTGGAGCGGGAGCCCGTCGCCGTCGAGTACGCCAACAAGATGCTCGCGGATCTGCCGGGAGTGACGATGACCTGGGCGGACTTCCGTGACGTCGGCAGCGTGCTGGAGGCTCCGGGCGTGGCGGACCTGCTGGATTTCTCCCGGCCGGTCGGCATTCTCGCCATGGCCGTACTGGACCTGCTGGAAGACGTCGACCCGGTCGAGCTGACGGCCGCCTACCGCGACGCCTGCTGTCCGGGCAGCGCACTGGGCATCTCGCACGCGGTCGGTCTGACGCTGAGCCTGGCGGAGCAGGAGCGGGTCCTGTCGGTGATGCGGACGACCAACACTCCCGGAGCGGGTTTCGGCACGATCGACGACGTGGCCGCCCTGATGGCGGGCTACACGCTGCTGGAGCCGGGGATCGTGCCGGTCGGGGCGTGGCGGCCGATCGACCCCGTCGACGAGGACGCGGCGAAGCGGGCCAATTACGTTGGCGCCGTGGGAATAAAGGAATCCTGA
- a CDS encoding ABC transporter ATP-binding protein produces the protein MTEPLLRARDLRIGFGDRQVVHGISFTVDPGECLAIVGESGSGKSVTARTLIGLTGPGSTVRAEALEFRGTALPSRESEWKRLRGKNIGFILQDALVSLDPLRPVGREIEEALSAHGYGTRATRRARVIELLRLAGVPQPELRARQRADELSGGLRQRALIAAALAMDPPLLIADEPTTALDATVAARILDVLADAKRRGKAIVLISHDLSVVARLADRVAVMRGGEFVETGSAAEVLDRPRHEYTRSLLDAIPSGISKGTLLVDRSRPAPAAAPAPGAPPALVARGLRKIFPAHGHEQPTGVQDVGFELAAGSTLGIVGESGSGKTTTARMVLGLLRPDSGTVELNGSPWSELPDRAKRARRHEISVIYQDALSSFDPRWTVWRILRDAVEAAGVPRAERDERIDELLAQVQLDPSVRDRRPLRLSGGQRQRVAIARALAGRPSVIVCDEPVSALDVSVQARVLDLLTTLQARTGVALVFISHDLGVIHHMSDQILVMKDGVVVERGDADRVFDRPEHPYTRTLLDAIPRTAARAPAA, from the coding sequence ATGACCGAACCGCTGCTGCGCGCACGGGATCTCCGCATCGGATTCGGGGATCGGCAGGTGGTACACGGGATCTCGTTCACCGTCGATCCCGGCGAGTGCCTGGCGATCGTCGGCGAATCCGGGTCCGGGAAGTCGGTGACCGCACGCACGCTCATCGGCCTCACCGGCCCCGGCTCCACCGTGCGCGCCGAGGCGCTGGAGTTCCGCGGCACCGCGTTGCCGAGCCGCGAGAGCGAGTGGAAACGACTGCGCGGCAAGAATATCGGGTTCATTCTCCAGGACGCCCTGGTATCCCTGGACCCGCTGCGGCCGGTCGGCCGGGAGATCGAGGAGGCGCTGTCGGCACACGGCTACGGCACCCGCGCCACCCGCCGGGCCCGGGTGATCGAGCTGCTGCGGCTGGCCGGCGTGCCGCAGCCCGAGCTGCGGGCCCGGCAGCGGGCGGACGAACTGTCCGGCGGGCTGCGCCAGCGCGCACTCATCGCCGCGGCGCTGGCCATGGATCCGCCGCTGCTGATCGCCGACGAGCCGACCACCGCGCTGGACGCGACCGTGGCCGCCCGCATCCTCGATGTGCTCGCCGACGCCAAGCGGCGCGGCAAGGCCATCGTCCTGATCAGCCACGATCTGTCGGTGGTCGCCCGGCTCGCCGACCGGGTCGCGGTGATGCGGGGCGGCGAGTTCGTCGAAACGGGCAGTGCCGCCGAGGTTCTGGACCGGCCGCGGCACGAGTACACCCGGTCGCTGCTGGATGCGATCCCGTCCGGGATCTCCAAAGGCACACTGCTGGTGGATCGTTCACGCCCGGCCCCCGCGGCTGCCCCGGCCCCCGGCGCCCCGCCCGCGCTCGTGGCCCGCGGCCTGCGCAAGATCTTCCCCGCTCACGGCCACGAACAGCCCACGGGCGTGCAGGATGTCGGCTTCGAACTCGCCGCCGGATCCACCCTGGGCATCGTGGGCGAATCCGGCTCGGGCAAGACCACCACGGCCCGCATGGTGCTCGGCCTGCTGCGCCCCGACTCCGGGACGGTGGAACTGAACGGCTCGCCGTGGTCGGAGCTGCCGGACAGGGCCAAACGGGCGCGCCGACACGAGATCTCGGTGATCTACCAGGACGCGCTCAGCTCGTTCGATCCCCGCTGGACCGTGTGGCGCATCCTCCGCGACGCCGTCGAGGCGGCCGGGGTGCCCCGCGCCGAACGCGACGAACGCATCGACGAACTGCTCGCCCAGGTGCAGCTGGACCCCTCGGTCCGCGACCGCAGGCCGCTGCGACTGTCCGGCGGCCAGCGCCAGCGCGTCGCCATCGCCCGCGCCCTCGCGGGCCGCCCCTCGGTGATCGTCTGCGACGAACCGGTCTCGGCCCTCGACGTCTCCGTCCAGGCCCGCGTCCTGGACCTGCTGACCACCCTGCAGGCCCGGACGGGCGTCGCCCTGGTCTTCATCTCCCACGACCTCGGCGTCATCCACCACATGAGCGACCAGATCCTGGTCATGAAGGACGGTGTCGTCGTCGAGCGCGGCGACGCCGACCGGGTCTTCGACCGCCCGGAGCACCCCTACACCCGCACCCTGCTCGATGCCATCCCCCGCACGGCGGCCCGGGCGCCCGCCGCGTAG
- a CDS encoding ABC transporter permease — protein sequence MSTAATRPDVTNAPGAKGPATRTRRLPPPTVVAASAVLFVAAVAAIAPGVLASDPFTVDLGNVLSPPSWSHPFGTDLSGRDLYARIVHGTRESLLIGLGATAVALALASLLGFTAGLSPKPVAAVVNRVVEVLFAFPAILLALLLVSVFGPGRTTLIVAVGIGVSPGYARIIRGQVLTVRGSPYVEAAGALGHSRFRVFRRHIVPNALRPMAIIATLGVGQTIVWASGLAFLGLGVPPPAPEWGALLDAGRTYLTRAPWLEVFPGLVIVVIALAATTLGRHAERRGEGRA from the coding sequence ATGAGTACCGCCGCGACACGTCCGGATGTCACGAACGCACCTGGTGCGAAGGGCCCTGCCACGCGGACCCGCCGGCTTCCGCCGCCGACGGTCGTGGCGGCCTCCGCGGTCCTGTTCGTGGCGGCCGTCGCCGCGATCGCGCCCGGCGTGCTGGCGAGCGACCCGTTCACCGTCGATCTCGGCAATGTGCTGTCGCCACCGTCGTGGTCGCACCCGTTCGGCACCGACCTGTCCGGCCGCGACCTCTACGCGCGGATCGTGCACGGCACCCGGGAGTCGCTGCTGATCGGGCTCGGCGCCACCGCCGTGGCACTCGCCCTCGCCTCGCTCCTCGGGTTCACCGCCGGACTCTCGCCGAAACCCGTTGCCGCCGTCGTGAACCGGGTCGTCGAGGTGCTGTTCGCCTTCCCCGCGATTCTGTTGGCGCTGCTGCTGGTCAGCGTGTTCGGCCCCGGTCGAACCACCCTGATCGTGGCCGTCGGGATCGGTGTCTCGCCGGGGTACGCGCGCATCATCCGCGGGCAGGTGCTCACCGTGCGCGGCTCGCCGTACGTCGAGGCGGCCGGTGCGCTCGGGCATTCCCGGTTCCGGGTGTTCCGCCGGCACATCGTCCCGAACGCGTTGCGGCCCATGGCGATCATCGCGACGCTGGGCGTCGGCCAGACCATCGTGTGGGCGTCGGGGCTGGCGTTTCTGGGGCTCGGCGTGCCACCGCCCGCACCGGAATGGGGCGCGCTGCTCGACGCCGGTCGCACGTACCTCACCCGCGCCCCGTGGCTCGAGGTGTTCCCCGGCCTGGTGATCGTGGTGATCGCCCTGGCGGCCACGACCCTGGGCCGCCACGCCGAACGACGAGGAGAAGGACGAGCATGA
- a CDS encoding ABC transporter permease, translating into MTTTADISSDGDISSEFGQPARRRPGRRTATAWAGRIAGAALVLWAAATTTFLLQALAPGDRATLLLNLAAGQSRDRTPDELAPVNAKYGFTDPLGQQYLDYLGGLLRGDLGTSYQLQEPVLSVILDQIAPTLVLTATALALAWLIVITATMLGAGRRGPLAGPANLLETVAAGLPHYWLGVILLVVFAIELSWFPVESGSGPRGLVLPALTLAVPLSGFLGQVTRAEFARALDQPHVLSARARGLGDTATRFRHVLRHSLIPALSISGWAMGALFGGAVIAETVFARAGIGQTLVAAAESRDVPLVSGIVVAIATVYVLANLVVDFLYTVVDPRISAA; encoded by the coding sequence ATGACCACCACTGCCGACATTTCCAGCGATGGAGACATTTCCAGCGAGTTCGGACAACCCGCGCGACGGCGGCCGGGCCGGCGCACCGCGACAGCGTGGGCCGGCAGGATCGCCGGGGCCGCGCTGGTGCTGTGGGCGGCGGCCACCACCACCTTCCTGCTCCAGGCCCTGGCGCCCGGCGACCGCGCGACGCTGCTGCTGAACCTCGCCGCCGGACAGAGCCGCGACCGCACGCCCGACGAGCTCGCGCCGGTCAACGCGAAATACGGCTTCACCGATCCGCTCGGTCAGCAGTATCTCGACTATCTCGGCGGGCTGCTGCGCGGCGACCTGGGCACGTCCTACCAACTCCAGGAGCCGGTGCTGTCGGTGATCCTCGACCAGATCGCGCCCACCCTCGTGCTCACCGCCACCGCGCTGGCGCTGGCCTGGCTCATCGTGATCACCGCGACCATGCTCGGCGCCGGCCGCCGGGGTCCCCTCGCCGGGCCGGCCAACCTGCTGGAGACCGTCGCGGCCGGGCTGCCGCACTACTGGCTCGGCGTCATCCTGCTGGTGGTGTTCGCGATCGAGCTGAGCTGGTTCCCGGTGGAGAGCGGCTCCGGCCCGCGCGGTCTGGTGCTGCCCGCGCTCACCCTCGCCGTCCCGCTGTCCGGATTCCTCGGACAGGTCACGCGGGCCGAGTTCGCCCGCGCGCTGGACCAGCCGCACGTGCTGTCGGCGCGGGCACGCGGGCTCGGCGACACCGCGACCCGGTTCCGGCATGTGTTGCGCCACTCCCTGATTCCCGCGCTCAGCATCTCCGGATGGGCGATGGGCGCGCTGTTCGGCGGCGCCGTCATCGCCGAGACGGTATTCGCGCGGGCCGGTATCGGGCAGACTCTCGTCGCCGCCGCGGAGTCGCGGGACGTGCCGCTCGTCAGCGGCATAGTCGTCGCGATCGCCACGGTGTACGTGCTGGCGAACCTGGTGGTGGACTTCCTGTATACCGTTGTCGACCCGAGGATTTCGGCCGCATGA
- a CDS encoding ABC transporter substrate-binding protein: MRVRGRVVLAVAAIGVLVASSACAAPRTGDGRATGVPAATGRPVDGGVIEYGHEQEPPCAHAGWVQNAYLARQYLDNLVSLTDEGTVVPWLATGWDVSPDRLAYTFHLRRDVRFTDGTRLDAAAVKTNFDTYLDTKTQNSTVTAYLGPYFSAGRVLDDFTYRLELKSPYEPLLTVLSQGYFGIQSPTALARGPEANCTAPVGSGPFVLEKWERNRAITFVRNPNYNSAPANARHQGPPYVEKVIWKFLKDPVLRYGSLTSGSSDVIYNVPVVDWADASTRFQLRQYITGGRPNAVSLNVTRAPFDDVRVRRAFAWSADRRAAVRGAFLGVVPYNGNGSLSRSTPDYDPALDDAYRYDPARANRLLDDAGWTRRDDRGIRLKDGKPLEISLIYAAGAIVGPEGAAVLQDMAQQAREVGFDVRLVPATQSEHFGGKYAPADTYHGYVGYWTSPTPGLLHINWRQRLPNSPNPNNTAYYNDPELQRTIEQGNAATDPAQRQRYYSAAQRIISDQAAAIGLYTQTTSIAVAPRLRDVWIEKSQGEPVFSDARFVE, from the coding sequence ATGAGGGTGCGGGGTCGGGTCGTGCTGGCTGTGGCGGCGATAGGTGTACTGGTCGCGAGTTCGGCCTGTGCCGCGCCGCGCACCGGCGACGGGCGGGCCACCGGCGTGCCTGCGGCAACCGGCCGTCCGGTCGACGGCGGCGTGATCGAGTACGGGCACGAACAGGAACCGCCGTGTGCCCATGCGGGCTGGGTCCAGAACGCCTATCTGGCACGGCAATACCTCGACAACCTGGTGTCGCTCACCGACGAGGGCACGGTCGTGCCCTGGCTGGCCACCGGTTGGGACGTCTCCCCCGATCGTCTCGCCTACACCTTTCACCTGCGCCGCGATGTGCGGTTCACCGACGGCACCCGACTCGACGCCGCCGCGGTGAAAACCAACTTCGACACCTACCTCGATACCAAGACCCAGAATTCCACGGTGACCGCCTATCTGGGTCCGTATTTCTCCGCCGGCCGGGTTCTCGACGACTTCACCTATCGGCTGGAGTTGAAGTCGCCCTACGAGCCGCTGCTGACCGTCCTCAGCCAGGGCTATTTCGGAATCCAGTCGCCCACGGCGCTGGCCCGTGGTCCGGAGGCGAATTGCACGGCGCCGGTCGGGTCGGGGCCGTTCGTTCTGGAGAAATGGGAAAGGAACCGGGCGATCACCTTCGTCCGCAATCCGAACTACAATTCCGCGCCCGCGAACGCACGGCACCAGGGGCCACCGTATGTCGAGAAGGTGATCTGGAAATTCCTGAAGGATCCGGTACTCCGGTACGGCTCGCTGACCAGCGGATCCTCCGATGTCATCTACAACGTCCCGGTGGTCGACTGGGCGGATGCGAGCACCAGGTTCCAGCTGCGCCAGTACATTACGGGCGGACGCCCGAACGCCGTGAGCCTCAACGTCACCCGCGCGCCGTTCGACGACGTGCGGGTGCGGAGGGCCTTCGCCTGGTCGGCCGACCGCCGCGCCGCGGTGCGCGGAGCGTTCCTCGGCGTGGTGCCCTACAACGGCAACGGGTCGCTCAGCCGGAGCACCCCCGACTACGACCCGGCCCTCGACGACGCCTACCGCTACGATCCCGCCCGGGCGAACCGGTTGCTCGACGACGCCGGGTGGACCCGGCGCGACGATCGAGGAATCCGGCTGAAAGACGGTAAGCCGCTGGAGATCTCGCTGATCTACGCGGCCGGCGCGATCGTGGGCCCGGAGGGCGCGGCGGTCCTGCAGGATATGGCGCAACAGGCGCGGGAGGTCGGTTTCGACGTGCGCCTGGTCCCCGCCACCCAGAGCGAGCATTTCGGCGGCAAGTACGCTCCCGCCGACACCTACCACGGCTACGTCGGCTACTGGACCAGCCCGACCCCGGGCCTGCTCCACATCAACTGGCGGCAGCGCCTCCCGAACAGCCCGAACCCCAACAACACCGCATACTACAATGATCCGGAACTCCAGCGGACGATCGAACAGGGCAACGCCGCAACGGATCCGGCGCAGCGGCAGCGCTATTACTCGGCGGCCCAACGGATCATCTCCGACCAGGCAGCCGCCATCGGCCTCTACACCCAGACCACGTCGATCGCGGTGGCGCCCCGGCTGCGGGACGTGTGGATCGAGAAGTCCCAGGGCGAGCCGGTCTTCTCCGATGCGAGGTTCGTCGAATGA